In a genomic window of Gossypium arboreum isolate Shixiya-1 chromosome 7, ASM2569848v2, whole genome shotgun sequence:
- the LOC108480370 gene encoding receptor-like protein kinase FERONIA — MEKYSVIILITILQSAIFVASEQPAYVPTDNITLNCGATTDLLANDGRSWAADKNSKFGPFESSHNKSQAYEADTQDGSETVPYMTARVSRSKFKYTFPVTPGQKFVRLYFHPASYKEYDRSKAFFSVKAGSFTLLKNFSASLVADSKGRNSFPREFCLNVEDNEVLDLVFTPSRSASNDTYAFINGIEIVSMPTNLYYTPPDSRYVPFVGQSYPFPVENVTALEMAYRLNVGGQSLSPIDDTGLFRLWSDDFFYMTKNSYVTVNTSVPINYTMIPRYTAPEMVYRTARTMGPSLAYNEKHNLSWRLPVGSGFKYMVRLHFCEPQDLINSPGDRTFKVFINSQTAEENADVIMWTGHARVPVFKDYVMFVSKEYITIDLHPIHHLKYYDVILNGIEVFKLSNSDGNLGEPNPELRVAPPPPSDSSNSAGAKSKKRSLLIVCIGCAAGLIAIISLLVCMVVRRQRKGTSWLCWWVNQNEGKSTRTSLLPDELCRHFSLDEVKAATNNFHDDLVVGKGGFGKVFKGFMDEGEMIVAIKRLNPESSQGIREFLTEIEMLSQLRHVHLVSLIGYCNEKREMILVYDFMSNGTLSDHLYGTSFAYDPLTWKQRLEICKGAATGLNYLHTEVRHTVIHRDVKTSNILLDDKFIAKVSDFGLSKEDPKDKVIITGIKGTRGYMDPEYARGHKLTEKSDVYAFGVVLFEVLCARKAVNTKLPEAQMSLAHWAKQCIADGTLYKIIDPYLIGKIAPECFKVFVEIAESCIAEVGTDRPSMNDVMERLGFAIELQKAADAEMSKMDPASECRYPDIVFPVAPDVEFDDESEVDSELDSNVCRVGLLDSDTTGLSYPTIDPSTSVDTFSSTTNNIKSIGN, encoded by the coding sequence ATGGAGAAGTACTCGGTAATAATTCTCATAACCATCCTTCAGTCAGCCATTTTTGTTGCATCAGAGCAGCCTGCATACGTTCCAACGGATAATATCACCCTGAATTGTGGAGCTACAACCGACTTATTAGCTAATGATGGCAGATCTTGGGCAGCAGACAAGAACTCAAAATTTGGACCTTTCGAATCATCCCACAACAAATCGCAAGCCTACGAAGCTGATACTCAAGACGGTTCCGAAACCGTGCCTTATATGACGGCCCGAGTTTCCCGTTCCAAATTCAAGTACACTTTCCCTGTTACTCCAGGCCAGAAATTCGTTCGTCTCTACTTCCATCCAGCGTCCTATAAAGAATACGACAGATCCAAGGCCTTTTTCTCTGTCAAAGCTGGTTCTTTCACTTTGCTAAAAAATTTCAGTGCTTCCCTTGTTGCAGATTCAAAGGGGAGAAATTCGTTTCCCAGAGAATTCTGTTTGAACGTGGAAGATAATGAGGTGTTGGACCTTGTTTTCACTCCATCTCGTAGTGCTTCAAACGATACTTACGCTTTCATCAATGGAATCGAGATCGTGTCGATGCCTACCAATCTTTACTACACACCGCCTGACTCACGGTATGTCCCTTTCGTCGGTCAGAGTTATCCATTCCCTGTTGAGAATGTCACCGCACTTGAGATGGCGTATCGATTGAATGTTGGGGGCCAATCCCTTTCGCCCATCGATGATACTGGCCTTTTCAGGCTTTGGTCCGATGACTTTTTTTACATGACAAAAAATAGCTATGTCACTGTCAACACCTCCGTGCCAATCAACTACACAATGATTCCGAGATATACGGCACCGGAGATGGTTTATCGGACTGCACGGACAATGGGGCCTAGTCTTGCGTACAACGAGAAGCATAACTTATCATGGAGATTGCCCGTGGGTTCGGGATTCAAGTATATGGTGAGGCTTCATTTCTGTGAACCCCAAGATCTGATAAACTCTCCGGGAGACCGGACGTTTAAGGTCTTTATAAACAGTCAGACGGCTGAGGAAAACGCTGATGTGATTATGTGGACCGGGCATGCCAGAGTTCCCGTTTTTAAGGATTATGTCATGTTTGTATCAAAGGAGTACATCACCATAGATTTGCATCCTATTCATCATCTTAAGTACTATGATGTTATCTTAAATGGGATTGAAGTGTTCAAATTAAGCAACTCTGATGGCAATTTGGGCGAACCAAACCCTGAACTACGGGTGGCTCCACCACCACCTTCGGATTCGTCCAATTCTGCAGGTGCAAAATCCAAGAAGAGAAGCTTGCTAATTGTTTGTATTGGATGTGCGGCTGGTTTGATTGCCATAATTTCTTTATTGGTTTGCATGGTTGTTCGGCGGCAGAGAAAGGGCACAAGTTGGCTTTGCTGGTGGGTAAATCAAAACGAAGGGAAATCCACAAGGACCTCACTGTTACCAGATGAACTATGCCGCCATTTTTCACTGGATGAGGTCAAAGCTGCTACCAACAATTTCCATGATGATTTAGTTGTTGGGAAAGGTGGGTTTGGGAAAGTATTCAAAGGTTTCATGGATGAAGGTGAAATGATAGTTGCAATCAAGCGCCTAAATCCAGAATCCAGTCAAGGTATTCGAGAGTTCTTGACAGAGATTGAGATGTTGTCTCAGCTCCGCCATGTTCATTTGGTGTCCTTAATCGGATACTGCAATGAGAAACGAGAGATGATTCTGGTGTATGATTTTATGAGTAATGGGACTCTCTCGGATCATCTTTACGGTACTAGCTTTGCCTATGATCCTCTCACATGGAAGCAAAGGCTTGAGATTTGCAAGGGAGCTGCAACTGGATTGAATTATCTTCATACAGAAGTGAGGCATACTGTTATCCACCGTGATGTGAAGACAAGCAACATTCTCCTAGATGATAAGTTTATTGCCAAGGTTTCGGATTTTGGGTTGTCGAAAGAAGACCCCAAAGACAAGGTGATAATAACTGGAATAAAGGGCACCCGCGGCTACATGGACCCGGAGTATGCTCGGGGTCATAAATTAACCGAAAAATCAGATGTATATGCATTTGGTGTTGTGTTATTTGAAGTCCTATGTGCAAGAAAAGCTGTGAATACGAAATTGCCTGAAGCTCAAATGAGCCTGGCACATTGGGCCAAACAATGCATTGCAGATGGGACACTGTACAAGATTATTGATCCATATTTGATTGGAAAGATAGCTCCAGAGTGCTTTAAGGTTTTTGTCGAAATTGCAGAAAGTTGCATAGCAGAGGTGGGAACCGATAGGCCatcaatgaatgatgtgatgGAAAGGTTGGGGTTTGCTATAGAGTTGCAAAAGGCTGCTGATGCCGAGATGTCGAAGATGGATCCCGCAAGTGAATGTAGATACCCGGATATAGTGTTCCCAGTTGCTCCCGACGTGGAATTCGACGATGAATCAGAAGTGGATTCGGAGTTGGATTCAAATGTTTGCAGAGTAGGGTTATTAGATTCAGATACTACTGGACTGAGTTATCCTACTATTGATCCAAGCACATCAGTGGACACCTTTTCCAGCACCACCAACAACATAAAAAGCATAGGAAATTAG